A genomic region of Nymphaea colorata isolate Beijing-Zhang1983 chromosome 2, ASM883128v2, whole genome shotgun sequence contains the following coding sequences:
- the LOC126409777 gene encoding uncharacterized protein LOC126409777, whose amino-acid sequence MVAKFLSGLSSEYSVAKSQILTGSELPDLADTYNRLSRFAATLSQTTHDIPVSALVISGGRGPSSFGGTRGRGTGRGAGRGRFQCSYCGKIGHLEDRCWDKHPHLRSNVSSGRGGGRFTTSRGPSSSQATHSKATISMVESSTDPSISMSYSLNLSKDEYDRVLAQRSGSTSASTSTNAAVVDSAFSVGAPTADPGLTNWEDDWWRP is encoded by the exons atggtggcaaagttcttatctggcctatcttcagaatactctgtggcaaagtctcaaattctaacaggcagtgaacttccagatttagcagacacgtataataggctgagtcgctttgcagccactctttctcagactacgcatgacataccagtctctgcacttgtgatatcaggaggacggggccctagttcttttggaggcactagggGGCGTGGTACGGGCCGTGGTgctggacgtggcagatttcagtgctcttattgtggcaaaattggtcatctagaggaccgttgttgggacaaacatcctcacctcaggtctaatgtttcctctggacgtggtggaggtagattcaccacaagcagaggtccttcttcatcccaggcaactcattcaaaggcaacaatatctatggttgagtcttctactgatccttctatatctatgtcatattctcttaacctaagtaaggatgaatatgatcgtgttcttgctcagaggtctggctctacatctgcctctacatctaccaatgctgctgttgtagattcagcattctctgttggtgctcctactgctgatccag gacttaccaactgggaagatgattggtggcggccatga